A single genomic interval of Spinacia oleracea cultivar Varoflay chromosome 6, BTI_SOV_V1, whole genome shotgun sequence harbors:
- the LOC110802773 gene encoding cleavage and polyadenylation specificity factor subunit 3-II isoform X2, with protein MGIDCLVLGAGQEVGKSCAVVNINGKRIMFDCGMHMGDPKHPYPDFSRISKTGDFDGALTCIIITHFHLDHVAALPYFTEVCGFRGPIYMTHPTKALAPLMLKDNLKHMINGMGDKEKFTSDDIDSCMEKVIAVDLKQTIRVDEDLEIRAYYAGHVIGAAMFYARVGDASVLYTGDYNMTPDRHLGAAQIDRLPLDLVITESTYGTTIRDSRFAHESEFLKAVHTCVADGGKVLIPTFALGRAQEICILLEDYWERRNLKVPIYFSGGLTIQANMYSKMLISWTSQKVKEAYTNHNAFDFKHGWLNTGFSLEVFKQWATSEMNLVTLPGQCIAGTIGQKLMSGKPKKIDLDPETQIDVRCQIHKLAFSPHTDSKGIMDLMKFLSPKHVILVHGEKPKMVKLKGRIESELGIPCYHPANNETVSIPSTHYVRADASASFINTTLCPNFSFKNSASEDKCTSELQICDVRVSEGLLVMQNNNQKPNVIHQDDWSGKTDT; from the exons ATGGGAATCGACTGTCTTGTGCTTG GTGCCGGACAAGAAGTGGGGAAGAGCTGTGCTGTAGTGAATATCAATGGCAAGAGAATCATGTTTGATTGTGGAATGCATATGGGTGATCCCAAACACCCTTACCCCGATTTCTCTCGCATCTCCAAAACCGGCGACTTTGATGGAGCTCTAACCTGTATCATCATCACTCATTT TCATTTGGATCATGTAGCAGCACTTCCTTACTTCACTGAAGTGTGTGGATTTCGTGGACCTATTTATATGACG CATCCGACAAAGGCCTTGGCTCCTCTAATGTTGAAGGATAATCTTAAACACATGATTAATGGAATGGGCGATAAAGAAAAGTTTACTTCAGATGATATTGATTCGTGTATGGAGAAAG TTATAGCAGTGGACTTGAAGCAAACTATTCGGGTTGATGAAGATCTTGAGATTCGTGCCTACTATGCCGGTCAT GTTATTGGTGCTGCTATGTTCTATGCAAGGGTGGGAGATGCTTCTGTACTGTACACGGGGGACTATAATATGACACCTGATAGACATCTTGGTGCTGCTCAAATTGATCGTTTGCCGTTGGACCTTGTTATAACTGA GTCAACTTACGGAACAACGATCCGTGATTCTAGATTTGCTCACGAAAGCGAATTTCTCAAAGCT GTACATACATGTGTTGCTGATGGGGGAAAGGTTCTGATACCAACATTTGCTCTTGGGAGGGCTCAG GAAATCTGTATATTGTTGGAAGATTACTGGGAGCGGAGGAATTTGAAGGTTCCTATATATTTTTCTGGAG GTTTGACGATCCAAGCCAACATGTATTCCAAGATGCTTATTAGCTGGACTAGTCAAAAGGTGAAGGAGGCATACACTAATCACAATGCATTTGATTTCAAACATG GGTGGTTAAATACTGGATTTTCACTTGAGGTTTTCAAGCAGTGGGCAACATCAGAAATGAACCTCGTTACTTTGCCCGG GCAATGTATAGCGGGAACAATTGGGCAGAAGTTGATGTCAGGAAAacctaaaaaaattgatttgGACCCTGAAACCCAGATTGATGTGCGGTGTCAG ATTCACAAATTGGCTTTTAGTCCTCACACAGACAGCAAAGGAATAATGGATCTTATGAAGTTTCTGTCACCAAAGCATGTGATCCTTGTTCATGGCGAGAAGCCTAAAATGGTAAAACTGAAAGGAAGAATTGAATCGGAACTGGGAATTCCTTGTTATCATCCTGCAAATAATGAAACAGTGAGCATTCCGTCAACTCACTATGTCAGAGCAGATGCTTCTGCTTCATTTATAAACACTACTCTATGTCCAAACTTCAGCTTTAAAAATAGTGCTTCGGAAGACAAATGTACATCAGAGCTGCAGATATGTGATGTGAGGGTTTCTGAAGGACTACTAGTTATGCAAAATAATAATCAGAAACCAAATGTTATTCACCAGGATGACTGGTCTGGGAAAACAGATACATGA
- the LOC110802773 gene encoding cleavage and polyadenylation specificity factor subunit 3-II isoform X1: protein MGIDCLVLGAGQEVGKSCAVVNINGKRIMFDCGMHMGDPKHPYPDFSRISKTGDFDGALTCIIITHFHLDHVAALPYFTEVCGFRGPIYMTHPTKALAPLMLKDNLKHMINGMGDKEKFTSDDIDSCMEKVIAVDLKQTIRVDEDLEIRAYYAGHVIGAAMFYARVGDASVLYTGDYNMTPDRHLGAAQIDRLPLDLVITESTYGTTIRDSRFAHESEFLKAVHTCVADGGKVLIPTFALGRAQEICILLEDYWERRNLKVPIYFSGGLTIQANMYSKMLISWTSQKVKEAYTNHNAFDFKHVRTFDRSLIHAPGPCVLFATPGWLNTGFSLEVFKQWATSEMNLVTLPGQCIAGTIGQKLMSGKPKKIDLDPETQIDVRCQIHKLAFSPHTDSKGIMDLMKFLSPKHVILVHGEKPKMVKLKGRIESELGIPCYHPANNETVSIPSTHYVRADASASFINTTLCPNFSFKNSASEDKCTSELQICDVRVSEGLLVMQNNNQKPNVIHQDDWSGKTDT, encoded by the exons ATGGGAATCGACTGTCTTGTGCTTG GTGCCGGACAAGAAGTGGGGAAGAGCTGTGCTGTAGTGAATATCAATGGCAAGAGAATCATGTTTGATTGTGGAATGCATATGGGTGATCCCAAACACCCTTACCCCGATTTCTCTCGCATCTCCAAAACCGGCGACTTTGATGGAGCTCTAACCTGTATCATCATCACTCATTT TCATTTGGATCATGTAGCAGCACTTCCTTACTTCACTGAAGTGTGTGGATTTCGTGGACCTATTTATATGACG CATCCGACAAAGGCCTTGGCTCCTCTAATGTTGAAGGATAATCTTAAACACATGATTAATGGAATGGGCGATAAAGAAAAGTTTACTTCAGATGATATTGATTCGTGTATGGAGAAAG TTATAGCAGTGGACTTGAAGCAAACTATTCGGGTTGATGAAGATCTTGAGATTCGTGCCTACTATGCCGGTCAT GTTATTGGTGCTGCTATGTTCTATGCAAGGGTGGGAGATGCTTCTGTACTGTACACGGGGGACTATAATATGACACCTGATAGACATCTTGGTGCTGCTCAAATTGATCGTTTGCCGTTGGACCTTGTTATAACTGA GTCAACTTACGGAACAACGATCCGTGATTCTAGATTTGCTCACGAAAGCGAATTTCTCAAAGCT GTACATACATGTGTTGCTGATGGGGGAAAGGTTCTGATACCAACATTTGCTCTTGGGAGGGCTCAG GAAATCTGTATATTGTTGGAAGATTACTGGGAGCGGAGGAATTTGAAGGTTCCTATATATTTTTCTGGAG GTTTGACGATCCAAGCCAACATGTATTCCAAGATGCTTATTAGCTGGACTAGTCAAAAGGTGAAGGAGGCATACACTAATCACAATGCATTTGATTTCAAACATG TTCGCACTTTTGATCGTTCTCTGATACATGCTCCTGGTCCTTGTGTTCTCTTCGCAACGCCAGGGTGGTTAAATACTGGATTTTCACTTGAGGTTTTCAAGCAGTGGGCAACATCAGAAATGAACCTCGTTACTTTGCCCGG GCAATGTATAGCGGGAACAATTGGGCAGAAGTTGATGTCAGGAAAacctaaaaaaattgatttgGACCCTGAAACCCAGATTGATGTGCGGTGTCAG ATTCACAAATTGGCTTTTAGTCCTCACACAGACAGCAAAGGAATAATGGATCTTATGAAGTTTCTGTCACCAAAGCATGTGATCCTTGTTCATGGCGAGAAGCCTAAAATGGTAAAACTGAAAGGAAGAATTGAATCGGAACTGGGAATTCCTTGTTATCATCCTGCAAATAATGAAACAGTGAGCATTCCGTCAACTCACTATGTCAGAGCAGATGCTTCTGCTTCATTTATAAACACTACTCTATGTCCAAACTTCAGCTTTAAAAATAGTGCTTCGGAAGACAAATGTACATCAGAGCTGCAGATATGTGATGTGAGGGTTTCTGAAGGACTACTAGTTATGCAAAATAATAATCAGAAACCAAATGTTATTCACCAGGATGACTGGTCTGGGAAAACAGATACATGA
- the LOC110802773 gene encoding cleavage and polyadenylation specificity factor subunit 3-II isoform X3 codes for MTHPTKALAPLMLKDNLKHMINGMGDKEKFTSDDIDSCMEKVIAVDLKQTIRVDEDLEIRAYYAGHVIGAAMFYARVGDASVLYTGDYNMTPDRHLGAAQIDRLPLDLVITESTYGTTIRDSRFAHESEFLKAVHTCVADGGKVLIPTFALGRAQEICILLEDYWERRNLKVPIYFSGGLTIQANMYSKMLISWTSQKVKEAYTNHNAFDFKHVRTFDRSLIHAPGPCVLFATPGWLNTGFSLEVFKQWATSEMNLVTLPGQCIAGTIGQKLMSGKPKKIDLDPETQIDVRCQIHKLAFSPHTDSKGIMDLMKFLSPKHVILVHGEKPKMVKLKGRIESELGIPCYHPANNETVSIPSTHYVRADASASFINTTLCPNFSFKNSASEDKCTSELQICDVRVSEGLLVMQNNNQKPNVIHQDDWSGKTDT; via the exons ATGACG CATCCGACAAAGGCCTTGGCTCCTCTAATGTTGAAGGATAATCTTAAACACATGATTAATGGAATGGGCGATAAAGAAAAGTTTACTTCAGATGATATTGATTCGTGTATGGAGAAAG TTATAGCAGTGGACTTGAAGCAAACTATTCGGGTTGATGAAGATCTTGAGATTCGTGCCTACTATGCCGGTCAT GTTATTGGTGCTGCTATGTTCTATGCAAGGGTGGGAGATGCTTCTGTACTGTACACGGGGGACTATAATATGACACCTGATAGACATCTTGGTGCTGCTCAAATTGATCGTTTGCCGTTGGACCTTGTTATAACTGA GTCAACTTACGGAACAACGATCCGTGATTCTAGATTTGCTCACGAAAGCGAATTTCTCAAAGCT GTACATACATGTGTTGCTGATGGGGGAAAGGTTCTGATACCAACATTTGCTCTTGGGAGGGCTCAG GAAATCTGTATATTGTTGGAAGATTACTGGGAGCGGAGGAATTTGAAGGTTCCTATATATTTTTCTGGAG GTTTGACGATCCAAGCCAACATGTATTCCAAGATGCTTATTAGCTGGACTAGTCAAAAGGTGAAGGAGGCATACACTAATCACAATGCATTTGATTTCAAACATG TTCGCACTTTTGATCGTTCTCTGATACATGCTCCTGGTCCTTGTGTTCTCTTCGCAACGCCAGGGTGGTTAAATACTGGATTTTCACTTGAGGTTTTCAAGCAGTGGGCAACATCAGAAATGAACCTCGTTACTTTGCCCGG GCAATGTATAGCGGGAACAATTGGGCAGAAGTTGATGTCAGGAAAacctaaaaaaattgatttgGACCCTGAAACCCAGATTGATGTGCGGTGTCAG ATTCACAAATTGGCTTTTAGTCCTCACACAGACAGCAAAGGAATAATGGATCTTATGAAGTTTCTGTCACCAAAGCATGTGATCCTTGTTCATGGCGAGAAGCCTAAAATGGTAAAACTGAAAGGAAGAATTGAATCGGAACTGGGAATTCCTTGTTATCATCCTGCAAATAATGAAACAGTGAGCATTCCGTCAACTCACTATGTCAGAGCAGATGCTTCTGCTTCATTTATAAACACTACTCTATGTCCAAACTTCAGCTTTAAAAATAGTGCTTCGGAAGACAAATGTACATCAGAGCTGCAGATATGTGATGTGAGGGTTTCTGAAGGACTACTAGTTATGCAAAATAATAATCAGAAACCAAATGTTATTCACCAGGATGACTGGTCTGGGAAAACAGATACATGA